A genomic stretch from Methanomassiliicoccales archaeon includes:
- a CDS encoding ATP-binding protein has translation MIEEKVDLRREPDLNSIQSTYDIAIPNDPLMRVIGQEEAVKLSRIAAKQRRHLLLVGPPGTGKSMIAQALALHLPRPTEEIRVVHNPENPERPFVEVKKAEDVRRELESREFAEGELIDPKDAPINVAEKLGYRCKNCGTYSSPKDRYCPKCQRLKIGEISSTNPFGDLIGGLFEVTIGAAGISGLPGMNDRVTTTRKRLGKEEVIVFERCGEMIRVLDQEALEKRREFEKISPRKVLVPLERNPFVLATGASETELLGDVRHDPYGGHPSLGTPPYERVVPGAIHEAHEGVLFLDELPHLGHLQRFILTAMQEKRFPISGRNPQSAGASVRVDNVPCDFIFVGACNIQDLEQILSPLRSRISGNGYEILMETTMEDNETNRALLAQFVAQEISIDGRIPHASRSAIDAIINEARRRAKIIDGKTNALTLRLRELGGLIRSAGDLAIINGDKLIEEKHIKAALKHCRPVEEQIKDRYGSYQRGLSADITTSQKERSPYYFWNEHHDQDQMFY, from the coding sequence AGGAAAAGGTTGATCTGAGGCGTGAGCCTGATCTCAATTCGATACAGTCAACATACGATATAGCGATTCCAAACGATCCCTTAATGAGAGTGATCGGCCAGGAAGAGGCGGTCAAGCTTTCGAGGATAGCGGCCAAACAGCGGAGACATTTACTACTCGTCGGTCCGCCTGGCACTGGCAAATCGATGATCGCCCAGGCACTCGCGCTTCATCTGCCTCGGCCGACCGAGGAGATCCGCGTTGTTCACAACCCAGAAAATCCTGAGAGACCGTTTGTTGAAGTAAAAAAGGCAGAGGATGTCCGTCGGGAATTAGAGTCGAGGGAGTTTGCAGAAGGCGAACTCATTGATCCCAAGGACGCGCCAATCAACGTCGCTGAGAAGCTCGGCTATCGCTGCAAGAATTGCGGCACTTATTCATCACCAAAAGATCGTTATTGTCCCAAGTGCCAGCGACTCAAGATCGGCGAAATCTCGAGCACAAATCCGTTCGGGGATCTCATCGGCGGACTATTCGAGGTGACAATTGGCGCAGCGGGAATATCTGGTCTTCCCGGAATGAACGATAGGGTGACAACAACGAGGAAGCGCCTCGGGAAGGAAGAAGTGATTGTGTTTGAGCGATGCGGTGAAATGATCCGCGTTCTTGATCAAGAAGCGTTGGAAAAAAGGCGAGAATTTGAGAAGATAAGTCCGCGAAAAGTCCTCGTTCCGCTGGAGAGAAATCCGTTTGTCCTTGCGACAGGTGCGAGTGAAACCGAACTTCTTGGCGATGTGAGGCACGATCCGTATGGTGGACATCCATCTCTGGGAACCCCGCCTTACGAGAGGGTCGTTCCAGGCGCGATCCATGAGGCTCATGAGGGTGTTCTTTTCCTGGATGAATTACCACACCTCGGACACCTGCAGAGATTCATCCTCACAGCTATGCAAGAAAAGCGCTTCCCGATCTCCGGTCGAAATCCTCAAAGTGCGGGAGCAAGTGTCAGGGTTGACAACGTGCCATGCGATTTCATTTTCGTCGGTGCTTGCAATATTCAGGATCTGGAACAAATACTTTCGCCGCTCCGATCGAGGATCAGTGGAAATGGATACGAGATACTCATGGAAACGACCATGGAGGACAACGAGACAAACAGGGCACTCCTCGCGCAATTTGTTGCGCAGGAAATATCGATCGACGGTAGGATTCCGCATGCATCACGTTCAGCCATTGATGCAATCATCAACGAGGCACGAAGGCGAGCAAAGATCATTGATGGAAAGACCAATGCACTCACGTTGAGATTAAGAGAACTTGGAGGTTTAATTCGTTCCGCGGGCGATCTTGCAATCATCAACGGCGATAAGCTCATTGAGGAGAAGCACATCAAAGCGGCGTTGAAACACTGCAGACCTGTTGAAGAACAAATCAAAGATCGATACGGTTCGTATCAAAGAGGATTGTCTGCGGATATCACGACTTCTCAGAAGGAACGTTCACCATATTATTTCTGGAATGAACATCATGATCAAGATCAGATGTTCTATTAA